In Actinomadura luteofluorescens, the sequence GGTCCTGACGGGCGTGGCCGCCCTCATCGGCGTCAACGGCACGATCGCCTCGGGAAAGCTGACCGAGATGGGCACGCTTCACCGGGTCGTCGAGCTCAACTGCTGGGCGGGCGCGTGCCTGATCGGGGTGCCGGTCCTCGTCCTGACCGACGAAGACTGGGTGACCTGGTCCGTGCTGTCGACCGTGGCGGTCACGTCGCTGCTGAACATGATCGCCAACAAGCTGCACGTCCGCGCCTTCGACCTCGTCCGGTCCGACGACGGGTTGATCAGCACGGTGAAGTGCGTCAACCCGGTGTTGGCGTGCCTCGTCGGCGTGGTCGTCGGGACCGGCGGGTCGCCGGGGCTCACCGGATGGATCGGTGCCGTGCTGGTGGTGGGGGCATCCCTCGCCGCCTTCCGGGCCTTCCACCGGCTGGGCCTGCACGCCGTGGCGCAGACCGTCAAGGGCGCCGTCTGGAAGGAGCCGCCTCCGGAGGCCGCTCCCAACGGCGGTGGCTGGGGCGGCATTTCGCCTTCCGGTGTCTGGCTTCGCAGTGTCTGGAAGCCGGACGACCACGGCCCGTGGAAGTACAAGTTCGCCTGACGGCCTCATCGCCGCGTGGCCCTAACGATCCGTGACGCTCCGGGGTCGCGGACGGCGTCACGCCCAGGCGTGACGCCACACCACTGACGGTGGAAGCGGGCTTGTCCCGCTTCCACCGCCTTTCTCCGGGTGGGCCGTCACTCCGACCGGAGGGCCGCCGCCGTCTTGATCCGGGACGCCCGGCCTGCCGGGATCAGTGCGCCGAGCAGGGCGATCGCGATGCCCGCCAGAACGGACAGCAGCATCAGCGGCCAGGGGAAGATCTCCAGGAGGCCGTAGGGGAGGACGAGGCCGCCCGTGTCGGCCATGGCCGGCATCACCACATGGTGGGCGGCCAGGCCCAGCGGCAGTCCGATGAGCCCGCCGACCAGGCCGAGGACCGCCATGGAGGCGAGCACGACCGTCAGGACCTGCCGCGGTGTCGCGCCCAGCGATTTCAGGACGCCGAAGTCGCGCGCCCGGTCCTTGGTGTTGAGGATCACCGTGTTGAACACCCCGAGCCCGGCGACCGTGGTCAGTCCCAGGGTCAGCAGGGTGAGGAGCCCGAGAAGGATCACCTGGCCGGATTCGATGCCTTCGGCGGCCGGCATGGCCCGGATCCCGTCCGCCTTGAGTGCGGCGACGTAGGTCTCCGGGGAGGTGCCGGGGGTGAGGGTGACCTCCAGAAGAGAGGTCACCATGCCGGGGCGCGGGCCGGAGGATTCCGGGGGCGCCGGCTTCTCGGGGCCGGTGAGCGAGGTGAGGGACGCCCAGTCCGTGATGACGGTGTCGCCACCGTCCACGAGCGCCGTCCCGACGATCCGCAGCGCGGCCTTCCTGCCGTCCGCGGTCACGACGACGGTGTCGCCGATCTTCTTGCCGCCGGTCTTCAGGAACGGGTCGCCCACGACGGCCTCACCCGGCCCGCCGAGCCAGCGGCCGTGCACCATCCGGTAGCCGTGCCGGTCGGTGATGTCTCCCTGGTAGGCCTTGACCTGCACCGGCCGGTCGAACCCCGGCACGTGGACCTGCTCGAAGCGGGTGGCCGCGACCTTGGCGGTGCCGGTCCGCCCGGCCAGCGAGACCGGCCGGCCGCCCTCGACGGGGACCAGGACGTGGACGGTGTCGGTGAGTTCCGCGTCGGCGAGGTAGGCGCTGAGGGACCGGTTGAGGCCGGTGGCGAACGTCACCGCCGCCACGCCGAACGCGACCGCGGTGACGGTCAGCGCGGTGCGACCCGGCCGGGTGAACGGCAGGCCGAGGCCCAGGCTGACCGGGCGCGGCAGCCGCGTCCGGGCCAGCGCCCGCTGCACCTTCAGGGCCCGGCCCCGCCGCGTCGCGGCGCCCGCGCTGACCGCGACCGCCGTCGGGATCCGCCCGGCCCGGACGGCGGGCACCAGCGCGGTGATGACGGCGACCGCGAGCACGCCCGTGAAGGCCAGTACGTCCACCCAGGGCGAGACGCCGCTGGCGGTGGGCAGGTCGAACGAGTCGCCCAGCGTGGTGGTGACCGTCCCGGCCAGGACGTTGCCCGCGGCGATCCCGATCAGGCTGCCCAGCACCCCGGGAATCGCGATCATCACAACGTAGACGCCGGTGACCTGCGCGGGGGTGAAGCCGAGGGACTTCAGGACGCCGATGTGCCGGAACCCCGACACGACGGCGCCGCTCACCACGTTGGCGATGACGAGCACCGCGACGAGCAGCCCGGCGATCCCGAACGCGATGAGGAACGGGATGACGGTCGTTCCGGCCTCGGTGGCCTGCTGCCGGGAGACGAGGTAGCTCTGGCTCGCGGTCGCCGGCAGCCCGGTGGTGACGGTGCCGGCCGGGGCGGCCGGGTCGGCGAGCCGGTAGAGCATCTGCAGGCCGTCCGGGGCGGTCAGCTGCCCGGGCGCCACCCACGCCTGGGAGGACCGGGTGATCGACCGGCCGATCCCGACGATGGTGAAGGCCCGCCCGTCGCTGAAGGTCACCTTTTTCCCGATCGGGTCGAACGGGAACCGCGCGTAGTCGGTGCCCAGCACGATCTCGCCGGGGCCGGTGGCCCAGCGGCCGCTCCTGAGCGCCAGGCGGTCGACCCGGTCGCCCGCGCGGCCGACCCGCTCGGTGACCGTGAAGGGGCCGGGTGGAAGCAGCCCCGGTCGCGTCCGGTCGCTCTCCTCCGGGACGTTGACGACCTGCGAGCGGTACGGGCCGCCCGCCGCCGTCACACCCGGCCGGCCCGCCGACGCCGCGACCTGCGCGGCCGTCGCCTTCGCGGGATCGTAGGAGACCGTCAGATGTGCGCCGTGCTGCCGCGAGAACGCCTTGTCGTACGGGCCGTCCACGGTGGCGAGCAGGCCCAGCGCGAGCACGACCGTCCCGGTCGACACCAGCAGCACCAGCGTGATGATGGTCGTCTGCAGCCTGCGCCGCCGCACCGCGAACCGCGCGGCCTGCCACACCGCCTTCACCGGGTCACCTCGGCGGCCACGCGGCCGTCCTCGAACGCCACGACCCGGTCGGCGACCCGGGTCGCGAGCCGCTCGTCGTGAGTGACGATGAGCAGGGTCTGGCCGATCTGGTTGAGGTCCAGCAGCAGGTCCATGACCTGTTCGCCGGCCCGCGAGTCGAGCGCGCCGGTCGGCTCGTCGGCCAGCAGCAGCGCGGGCCGGTTCATCAGCGCGCGGGCGACGCCGACCCGCTGCCGCTCCCCGCCCGACAGCACCACCGGGTAGGCGTTGCGGCGATCGGCGATGCCGAGCTCGTCGAGCAGCTCCATCGCCCGGGCCTGCGCCTGCTTTCGCGAGGTGCCGAGCAGCTGGGCGGCCAGCATCACGTTCTCCAGCACCGGCAGGTCGTCGAGCAGGTTGAAGAACTGGAAGACCATGCCGATGCGGCGGCGCCGGTAACGGGCCAGCTCGGCCTCGCCCATGCCCGTGATGTCCTCGCCGCGCACCACGACCGTGCCCGAGGTGGGCCGGTCCAGGCCGGCGATCATGTTGAGGAGGGTCGACTTGCCCGACCCCGACGGGCCCATCACCGCGACGGCCTCACCGGCCTGGATGTCGAGGCTCACCCCGGCGAGCGCGGCGGTCTCGCCGTACTCCTTGCGTACGTCCATCAGCTGGACCATCAGCTCCATGGCGGTGACGGTACGAGCCGCGCCCCCGCCCGCGCGTCGGGTCCGGGATGTATTCACGGGGCGGGGTCAACCGAGGGATGTACGGCCGTGAACCGCCAGAATGATGCGTTCCGTCCGCGCAGGGCGGCAGGATGGGCGGATGCTGCCCGCGTGGCTCGTGCCCCTCCTCGCCGCGGTCCCGTGCACCTGGGCTCTGTGGGAGCGGCGCAGGCGCCGCTCCGAGCTCGGGGCGCGCACCTGGCTGCTGGAACGTGAACGCGAGGCCGCCGCGCGCCGGGCCGTCGAGGAGGAGCGGGCCCGGGTGGCCCGGGACCTGCACGACATCGTCAGCCACAGCGTCAGCGTCATGGTCGTCCAGGCGGGCGCGGCCCGGCACGGCGTCGACGGCGAGGCCGAGGACGCGCTGCTGGCCGTCGAGCGGACCGGCCGTGAGGCGATGACCGAGCTGCGGAACCTGCTCGGGGTGCTCGCGCCCGCCCCGGACGGCGACGGTGAGGCGTTCGCCCCGCAGCCGTCGCTGGCGCACCTCGGGACCCTGGTCGACCGGATCGCGTTCGCGGGCCTGCCCGTCGATGTGCGGGTGACCGGCGAACCGTGCCCGCTGCCCGCCGGGATCGACGCGACCGGCTACCGCATCGTCCAGGAGGCGCTCACCAACGCGCTGAAACACGGCACCGCCGGAGCGACGGCGGAGGTGACGGTGAGCTACGGGACGCGGAACCTGCGGCTGGAGGTCCTCAACACCGGCCCGAGCGTCCTCACCGGGACGGGCCCCGCCCCGCCCGGCGACAAGGGCGGCCGGGGCCTGGCCGGGCTGCGCGAACGGGTCGCGGTGTACGGCGGCGACCTCGACGCGCGGCGGCGGCTGGGCGGCGGCTACCGGGTGCGGGCGCGGATCCCCCTGGAGCGGCCGTGACGCGGGTCCTGATCGCCGACGACCAGACACTGGTGCGCGGCGGATTCCGGATGATCCTCAGCAGGTCGGGGATCGAGGTCGTCGGTGAGGCCGCCGACGGCCTGGAGGCGGTGGCCGCCGCGCGGCGCCTGCGCCCGGACGTGGTGCTGATGGACATCCGGATGCCCGGGATGGACGGCCTGGAGGCCACCCGCCGCGTCCTCGCCGACGATCCCACGTGCCGCGTACTGATCCTGACGACCTTCGACCTCGACCGGTACGTGTACTCCGCGCTCGCCGCCGGCGCCAGCGGCTTCCTGCTGAAGGACGTCACCCCCGAACACCTGGTGGCGTCGGTGAAGCTGATCGAGACGGGCGACGCCCTGCTGGCCCCCTCCATCACCCGCCGCCTGGTCGAGCGCTTCGCCCGCCCCGCCCCGGCGCCCCAGGGCCTGGACGTCCTGACCCCGCGCGAGAAAGAAGTGCTCCGCCTGGTAGGCGGCGGCCTCTCCAACACCGAACTGGCCGCCCACCTCCACCTAAGCGAGGCAACGGTCAAAACCCACGTAACCCGCATCTTCGCCAAACTAGGCCTACGCGACCGAGCCCAGGCAGTAGTAGTCGCCTACGAATCAGGCCTGGTAACCCCGGGCACCCCCGACTGACAGCCCGGCCGACCATGCGGACCTGCAACGGTCATATCTCGACGGCAATGAGGGCCAGGACCACGGGTCGCTCCCGACTCCGGGGCCCGGACCAGGAACCGGCGAATTGGGCTGTCTGGAAGGCAAGTCTCTGCGGGCCTCGGTAGGCAGCAAAGAGCGGCGGGAGGGGATTCCCCTCCCGCCGCCCTGTGTAACTCACTTATGCCCGGAGGCTTAGACCGTCATCGGCGAGGAGTTGTGCGCTCCCCGCCAGGGTTCAGTCGTCGTCGTCGTCCGAGCCGCTGCCGCAGATCGGACAGTTGTACCGTTCGCAGTCGCAGTCAGCCATGGGTCGCGCCCCTACTGCTGGTCCGACTGCTTCTGCTGGTCCTGGGGACCGGAACGGTAGGCGTCGCTCGACTCCTCTTCGATGCCAACCGTCTTGTTCGCCTCAGACTGGTGGGCAGTGCCCTCGGCCCACTTGTCTCGCTTGTCAGCCATCGGTTGCGCCTTTCCTTTGGGTTGACGGCTCCCTTGTGGATGCCGCCTCATAAAGAACAGTGCCGAGATCCTGGTCCTGGCAACTCGCGTCGCACGGACCGGCGCGCTGCCAGCCGGGCCGGGCGTGCGGCCTGGGGGCCGCTCCCCGCCCGGATGGCCGCGCGCTGCCAGCCGCTAGAACGCCGATCAGGAGCCCGTGAGCACCTGGCGAGACCGCCAGGTCTGGCGGAGACGTCCGCCAGACGTCCCCGGGGAGGTCTTGGGGGGCGCGC encodes:
- a CDS encoding ABC transporter ATP-binding protein codes for the protein MELMVQLMDVRKEYGETAALAGVSLDIQAGEAVAVMGPSGSGKSTLLNMIAGLDRPTSGTVVVRGEDITGMGEAELARYRRRRIGMVFQFFNLLDDLPVLENVMLAAQLLGTSRKQAQARAMELLDELGIADRRNAYPVVLSGGERQRVGVARALMNRPALLLADEPTGALDSRAGEQVMDLLLDLNQIGQTLLIVTHDERLATRVADRVVAFEDGRVAAEVTR
- a CDS encoding response regulator transcription factor translates to MTRVLIADDQTLVRGGFRMILSRSGIEVVGEAADGLEAVAAARRLRPDVVLMDIRMPGMDGLEATRRVLADDPTCRVLILTTFDLDRYVYSALAAGASGFLLKDVTPEHLVASVKLIETGDALLAPSITRRLVERFARPAPAPQGLDVLTPREKEVLRLVGGGLSNTELAAHLHLSEATVKTHVTRIFAKLGLRDRAQAVVVAYESGLVTPGTPD
- a CDS encoding ABC transporter permease; translated protein: MKAVWQAARFAVRRRRLQTTIITLVLLVSTGTVVLALGLLATVDGPYDKAFSRQHGAHLTVSYDPAKATAAQVAASAGRPGVTAAGGPYRSQVVNVPEESDRTRPGLLPPGPFTVTERVGRAGDRVDRLALRSGRWATGPGEIVLGTDYARFPFDPIGKKVTFSDGRAFTIVGIGRSITRSSQAWVAPGQLTAPDGLQMLYRLADPAAPAGTVTTGLPATASQSYLVSRQQATEAGTTVIPFLIAFGIAGLLVAVLVIANVVSGAVVSGFRHIGVLKSLGFTPAQVTGVYVVMIAIPGVLGSLIGIAAGNVLAGTVTTTLGDSFDLPTASGVSPWVDVLAFTGVLAVAVITALVPAVRAGRIPTAVAVSAGAATRRGRALKVQRALARTRLPRPVSLGLGLPFTRPGRTALTVTAVAFGVAAVTFATGLNRSLSAYLADAELTDTVHVLVPVEGGRPVSLAGRTGTAKVAATRFEQVHVPGFDRPVQVKAYQGDITDRHGYRMVHGRWLGGPGEAVVGDPFLKTGGKKIGDTVVVTADGRKAALRIVGTALVDGGDTVITDWASLTSLTGPEKPAPPESSGPRPGMVTSLLEVTLTPGTSPETYVAALKADGIRAMPAAEGIESGQVILLGLLTLLTLGLTTVAGLGVFNTVILNTKDRARDFGVLKSLGATPRQVLTVVLASMAVLGLVGGLIGLPLGLAAHHVVMPAMADTGGLVLPYGLLEIFPWPLMLLSVLAGIAIALLGALIPAGRASRIKTAAALRSE
- a CDS encoding sensor histidine kinase; the protein is MLPAWLVPLLAAVPCTWALWERRRRRSELGARTWLLEREREAAARRAVEEERARVARDLHDIVSHSVSVMVVQAGAARHGVDGEAEDALLAVERTGREAMTELRNLLGVLAPAPDGDGEAFAPQPSLAHLGTLVDRIAFAGLPVDVRVTGEPCPLPAGIDATGYRIVQEALTNALKHGTAGATAEVTVSYGTRNLRLEVLNTGPSVLTGTGPAPPGDKGGRGLAGLRERVAVYGGDLDARRRLGGGYRVRARIPLERP